In Lepus europaeus isolate LE1 chromosome 22, mLepTim1.pri, whole genome shotgun sequence, the following are encoded in one genomic region:
- the PAPOLA gene encoding poly(A) polymerase alpha isoform X3, whose product MPFPVTTQGSQQTQPPQKHYGITSPISLAAPKETDCILTQKLVETLKPFGVFEEEEELQRRILILGKLNNLVKEWIREISESKNLPQSVIENVGGKIFTFGSYRLGVHTKGADIDALCVAPRHVDRSDFFTSFYDKLKLQEEVKDLRAVEEAFVPVIKLCFDGIEIDILFARLALQTIPEDLDLRDDSLLKNLDIRCIRSLNGCRVTDEILHLVPNIDNFRLTLRAIKLWAKRHNIYSNILGFLGGVSWAMLVARTCQLYPNAIASTLVHKFFLVFSKWEWPNPVLLKQPEECNLNLPVWDPRVNPSDRYHLMPIITPAYPQQNSTYNVSVSTRMVMVEEFKQGLAITDEILLSKAEWSKLFEAPNFFQKYKHYIVLLASAPTEKQRLEWVGLVESKIRILVGSLEKNEFITLAHVNPQSFPAPKENPDKEEFRTMWVIGLVFKKTENSENLSVDLTYDIQSFTDTVYRQAINSKMFEVDMKIAAMHVKRKQLHQLLPNHVLQKKKKHSTEGVKLTALNDSSLDLSMDSDNSMSVPSPTSAMKTSPLNSSGSSQGRNSPAPAVTAASVTNTQATEVSVPQVNSSESSGGTSSESIPQTATQPAISPPPKPTVSRVVSSTRLVNPPPRHSGNAPTKVPNAIAGVKRTSSPHKEESPKKTRTEEEQLDTETSTTQSETIQTAASLLASQKTSSTDLSDIPALPANPIPVIKNSIKLRLNR is encoded by the exons TCCAGTTACAACGCAGGGATCACAACAAACACAGCCGCCGCAGAAGCACTATGGCATTACTTCTCCCATCAGCTTAGCAGCCCCCAAGGAGACCGACTGCATACTCACACAGAAACTGGTTGAGACACTGAAGCCCTTTGGGGTttttgaagaggaggaggagctgcagcGCAG GATTTTAATTTTGGGAAAATTAAATAACCTGGTTAAAGAGTGGATACGAGAAATCAGTGAAAGTAAG AATCTTCCGCAATCTGTGATTGAAAACGTTGGAGGAAAAATTTTTACATTTGGATCTTACAGATTAGGAGTACATACAAAAG GTGCCGATATTGATGCGTTGTGTGTTGCACCAAGACATGTTGATCGAAGTGACTTTTTCACCTCATTCTATGATAAGTTGAAATTACAAGAAGAAGTAAAAGATTTAAGA GCTGTCGAAGAGGCATTTGTACCAGTTATCAAACTCTGTTTTGATGGCATAGAG attgatATTTTGTTTGCACGATTAGCACTGCAGACTATTCCAGAAGATTTGGACCTACGAGATGATAGTCTGCTTAAAAATTTAGATATAAGATGCATAAGAAGTCTTAACG GTTGCAGGGTAACCGATGAAATTTTACATCTAGTACCAAACATTGACAACTTCAGGTTAACTCTGAGAGCTATCAAACTGTGGGCCAAAC GCCACAACATCTATTCCAATATATTAGGTTTCCTCGGTGGTGTTTCCTGGGCTATGCTAGTAGCAAGAACTTGCCAGCTTTATCCAAATGCAATAGCGTCAACTCTTGTACATAAATTTTTCTTGGTATTTTCTAAATG GGAATGGCCAAATCCAGTGCTATTGAAACAGCCTGAAGAATGCAATCTTAATTTGCCTGTATGGGACCCAAGG GTAAACCCCAGTGATAGGTACCATCTTATGCCTATAATTACACCAGCATACCCACAACAGAACTCCACGTACAATGTGTCCGTTTCAACACGGATGGTCATGGTTGAGGAGTTTAAACAAG gTCTTGCTATCACAGATGAAATTTTGCTGAGTAAGGCAGAGTGgtccaaactttttgaagctccaaACTTCTTTCAAAAGTACAA GCATTATATTGTACTTCTAGCAAGTGCACCAACAGAAAAACAGCGCCTAGAATG GGTGGGTTTGGTGGAATCAAAAATCCGCATCCTGGTTGGAAGCTTGGAGAAGAATGAATTTATTACCCTGGCCCATGTGAACCCCCAGTCATTTCCAGCACCCAAAGAAAACCCTGACAA GGAAGAATTTCGAACGATGTGGGTGATTGGGTTAgtgtttaaaaaaacagaaaactctgAAAATCTCAGTGTTGATCTCACCTATGATATTCAGTCTTTCACAGATACAG TTTATAGGCAAGCAATAAACAGCAAGATGTTTGAGGTGGATATGAAAATTGCTGCCATGCATGTAAAAAGAAAGCAACTCCATCAACTACTACCTAATCATGtgcttcagaaaaagaaaaag CATTCAACAGAAGGTGTCAAATTGACAGCTCTGAATGACAGCAGCCTCGACTTGTCTATGGACAGTGATAACAGCATGTCTGTGCCTTCACCCACTAGTGCTATGAAGACCAGTCCATTGAACAGTTCTGGCAGCTCTCAGGG caGAAACAGTCCTGCTCcagctgtgacagcagcatctGTGACCAACACACAGGCTACTGAAGTTTCTGTGCCACAAGTAAATTCCAGTGAAAGCTCAGGGG GTACATCGAGTGAAAGCATTCCTCAAACTGCCACACAACCAGCCATTTCTCCACCACCAAAGCCTACAGTCTCCAGAGTTGTCTCCTCGACGCGTCTGGTAAACCCACCGCCCAGACATTCAGGAAACGCACCAACAAAAGTACCTAATGCTATAGCAGGAGTCAAGAGGACATCCTCCCCTCATAAAGAAGAGAGTCCCAAGAAAACCAGAACAGAAGAG
- the PAPOLA gene encoding poly(A) polymerase alpha isoform X5, translated as MPFPVTTQGSQQTQPPQKHYGITSPISLAAPKETDCILTQKLVETLKPFGVFEEEEELQRRILILGKLNNLVKEWIREISESKNLPQSVIENVGGKIFTFGSYRLGVHTKGADIDALCVAPRHVDRSDFFTSFYDKLKLQEEVKDLRAVEEAFVPVIKLCFDGIEIDILFARLALQTIPEDLDLRDDSLLKNLDIRCIRSLNGCRVTDEILHLVPNIDNFRLTLRAIKLWAKRHNIYSNILGFLGGVSWAMLVARTCQLYPNAIASTLVHKFFLVFSKWEWPNPVLLKQPEECNLNLPVWDPRVNPSDRYHLMPIITPAYPQQNSTYNVSVSTRMVMVEEFKQGLAITDEILLSKAEWSKLFEAPNFFQKYKHYIVLLASAPTEKQRLEWVGLVESKIRILVGSLEKNEFITLAHVNPQSFPAPKENPDKEEFRTMWVIGLVFKKTENSENLSVDLTYDIQSFTDTVYRQAINSKMFEVDMKIAAMHVKRKQLHQLLPNHVLQKKKKHSTEGVKLTALNDSSLDLSMDSDNSMSVPSPTSAMKTSPLNSSGSSQGRNSPAPAVTAASVTNTQATEVSVPQVNSSESSGGTSSESIPQTATQPAISPPPKPTVSRVVSSTRLVNPPPRHSGNAPTKVPNAIAGVKRTSSPHKEESPKKTRTEEKTSSTDLSDIPALPANPIPVIKNSIKLRLNR; from the exons TCCAGTTACAACGCAGGGATCACAACAAACACAGCCGCCGCAGAAGCACTATGGCATTACTTCTCCCATCAGCTTAGCAGCCCCCAAGGAGACCGACTGCATACTCACACAGAAACTGGTTGAGACACTGAAGCCCTTTGGGGTttttgaagaggaggaggagctgcagcGCAG GATTTTAATTTTGGGAAAATTAAATAACCTGGTTAAAGAGTGGATACGAGAAATCAGTGAAAGTAAG AATCTTCCGCAATCTGTGATTGAAAACGTTGGAGGAAAAATTTTTACATTTGGATCTTACAGATTAGGAGTACATACAAAAG GTGCCGATATTGATGCGTTGTGTGTTGCACCAAGACATGTTGATCGAAGTGACTTTTTCACCTCATTCTATGATAAGTTGAAATTACAAGAAGAAGTAAAAGATTTAAGA GCTGTCGAAGAGGCATTTGTACCAGTTATCAAACTCTGTTTTGATGGCATAGAG attgatATTTTGTTTGCACGATTAGCACTGCAGACTATTCCAGAAGATTTGGACCTACGAGATGATAGTCTGCTTAAAAATTTAGATATAAGATGCATAAGAAGTCTTAACG GTTGCAGGGTAACCGATGAAATTTTACATCTAGTACCAAACATTGACAACTTCAGGTTAACTCTGAGAGCTATCAAACTGTGGGCCAAAC GCCACAACATCTATTCCAATATATTAGGTTTCCTCGGTGGTGTTTCCTGGGCTATGCTAGTAGCAAGAACTTGCCAGCTTTATCCAAATGCAATAGCGTCAACTCTTGTACATAAATTTTTCTTGGTATTTTCTAAATG GGAATGGCCAAATCCAGTGCTATTGAAACAGCCTGAAGAATGCAATCTTAATTTGCCTGTATGGGACCCAAGG GTAAACCCCAGTGATAGGTACCATCTTATGCCTATAATTACACCAGCATACCCACAACAGAACTCCACGTACAATGTGTCCGTTTCAACACGGATGGTCATGGTTGAGGAGTTTAAACAAG gTCTTGCTATCACAGATGAAATTTTGCTGAGTAAGGCAGAGTGgtccaaactttttgaagctccaaACTTCTTTCAAAAGTACAA GCATTATATTGTACTTCTAGCAAGTGCACCAACAGAAAAACAGCGCCTAGAATG GGTGGGTTTGGTGGAATCAAAAATCCGCATCCTGGTTGGAAGCTTGGAGAAGAATGAATTTATTACCCTGGCCCATGTGAACCCCCAGTCATTTCCAGCACCCAAAGAAAACCCTGACAA GGAAGAATTTCGAACGATGTGGGTGATTGGGTTAgtgtttaaaaaaacagaaaactctgAAAATCTCAGTGTTGATCTCACCTATGATATTCAGTCTTTCACAGATACAG TTTATAGGCAAGCAATAAACAGCAAGATGTTTGAGGTGGATATGAAAATTGCTGCCATGCATGTAAAAAGAAAGCAACTCCATCAACTACTACCTAATCATGtgcttcagaaaaagaaaaag CATTCAACAGAAGGTGTCAAATTGACAGCTCTGAATGACAGCAGCCTCGACTTGTCTATGGACAGTGATAACAGCATGTCTGTGCCTTCACCCACTAGTGCTATGAAGACCAGTCCATTGAACAGTTCTGGCAGCTCTCAGGG caGAAACAGTCCTGCTCcagctgtgacagcagcatctGTGACCAACACACAGGCTACTGAAGTTTCTGTGCCACAAGTAAATTCCAGTGAAAGCTCAGGGG GTACATCGAGTGAAAGCATTCCTCAAACTGCCACACAACCAGCCATTTCTCCACCACCAAAGCCTACAGTCTCCAGAGTTGTCTCCTCGACGCGTCTGGTAAACCCACCGCCCAGACATTCAGGAAACGCACCAACAAAAGTACCTAATGCTATAGCAGGAGTCAAGAGGACATCCTCCCCTCATAAAGAAGAGAGTCCCAAGAAAACCAGAACAGAAGAG
- the PAPOLA gene encoding poly(A) polymerase alpha isoform X6, producing the protein MPFPVTTQGSQQTQPPQKHYGITSPISLAAPKETDCILTQKLVETLKPFGVFEEEEELQRRILILGKLNNLVKEWIREISESKNLPQSVIENVGGKIFTFGSYRLGVHTKGADIDALCVAPRHVDRSDFFTSFYDKLKLQEEVKDLRAVEEAFVPVIKLCFDGIEIDILFARLALQTIPEDLDLRDDSLLKNLDIRCIRSLNGCRVTDEILHLVPNIDNFRLTLRAIKLWAKRHNIYSNILGFLGGVSWAMLVARTCQLYPNAIASTLVHKFFLVFSKWEWPNPVLLKQPEECNLNLPVWDPRVNPSDRYHLMPIITPAYPQQNSTYNVSVSTRMVMVEEFKQGLAITDEILLSKAEWSKLFEAPNFFQKYKHYIVLLASAPTEKQRLEWVGLVESKIRILVGSLEKNEFITLAHVNPQSFPAPKENPDKEEFRTMWVIGLVFKKTENSENLSVDLTYDIQSFTDTVYRQAINSKMFEVDMKIAAMHVKRKQLHQLLPNHVLQKKKKHSTEGVKLTALNDSSLDLSMDSDNSMSVPSPTSAMKTSPLNSSGSSQGNSPAPAVTAASVTNTQATEVSVPQVNSSESSGGTSSESIPQTATQPAISPPPKPTVSRVVSSTRLVNPPPRHSGNAPTKVPNAIAGVKRTSSPHKEESPKKTRTEEKTSSTDLSDIPALPANPIPVIKNSIKLRLNR; encoded by the exons TCCAGTTACAACGCAGGGATCACAACAAACACAGCCGCCGCAGAAGCACTATGGCATTACTTCTCCCATCAGCTTAGCAGCCCCCAAGGAGACCGACTGCATACTCACACAGAAACTGGTTGAGACACTGAAGCCCTTTGGGGTttttgaagaggaggaggagctgcagcGCAG GATTTTAATTTTGGGAAAATTAAATAACCTGGTTAAAGAGTGGATACGAGAAATCAGTGAAAGTAAG AATCTTCCGCAATCTGTGATTGAAAACGTTGGAGGAAAAATTTTTACATTTGGATCTTACAGATTAGGAGTACATACAAAAG GTGCCGATATTGATGCGTTGTGTGTTGCACCAAGACATGTTGATCGAAGTGACTTTTTCACCTCATTCTATGATAAGTTGAAATTACAAGAAGAAGTAAAAGATTTAAGA GCTGTCGAAGAGGCATTTGTACCAGTTATCAAACTCTGTTTTGATGGCATAGAG attgatATTTTGTTTGCACGATTAGCACTGCAGACTATTCCAGAAGATTTGGACCTACGAGATGATAGTCTGCTTAAAAATTTAGATATAAGATGCATAAGAAGTCTTAACG GTTGCAGGGTAACCGATGAAATTTTACATCTAGTACCAAACATTGACAACTTCAGGTTAACTCTGAGAGCTATCAAACTGTGGGCCAAAC GCCACAACATCTATTCCAATATATTAGGTTTCCTCGGTGGTGTTTCCTGGGCTATGCTAGTAGCAAGAACTTGCCAGCTTTATCCAAATGCAATAGCGTCAACTCTTGTACATAAATTTTTCTTGGTATTTTCTAAATG GGAATGGCCAAATCCAGTGCTATTGAAACAGCCTGAAGAATGCAATCTTAATTTGCCTGTATGGGACCCAAGG GTAAACCCCAGTGATAGGTACCATCTTATGCCTATAATTACACCAGCATACCCACAACAGAACTCCACGTACAATGTGTCCGTTTCAACACGGATGGTCATGGTTGAGGAGTTTAAACAAG gTCTTGCTATCACAGATGAAATTTTGCTGAGTAAGGCAGAGTGgtccaaactttttgaagctccaaACTTCTTTCAAAAGTACAA GCATTATATTGTACTTCTAGCAAGTGCACCAACAGAAAAACAGCGCCTAGAATG GGTGGGTTTGGTGGAATCAAAAATCCGCATCCTGGTTGGAAGCTTGGAGAAGAATGAATTTATTACCCTGGCCCATGTGAACCCCCAGTCATTTCCAGCACCCAAAGAAAACCCTGACAA GGAAGAATTTCGAACGATGTGGGTGATTGGGTTAgtgtttaaaaaaacagaaaactctgAAAATCTCAGTGTTGATCTCACCTATGATATTCAGTCTTTCACAGATACAG TTTATAGGCAAGCAATAAACAGCAAGATGTTTGAGGTGGATATGAAAATTGCTGCCATGCATGTAAAAAGAAAGCAACTCCATCAACTACTACCTAATCATGtgcttcagaaaaagaaaaag CATTCAACAGAAGGTGTCAAATTGACAGCTCTGAATGACAGCAGCCTCGACTTGTCTATGGACAGTGATAACAGCATGTCTGTGCCTTCACCCACTAGTGCTATGAAGACCAGTCCATTGAACAGTTCTGGCAGCTCTCAGGG AAACAGTCCTGCTCcagctgtgacagcagcatctGTGACCAACACACAGGCTACTGAAGTTTCTGTGCCACAAGTAAATTCCAGTGAAAGCTCAGGGG GTACATCGAGTGAAAGCATTCCTCAAACTGCCACACAACCAGCCATTTCTCCACCACCAAAGCCTACAGTCTCCAGAGTTGTCTCCTCGACGCGTCTGGTAAACCCACCGCCCAGACATTCAGGAAACGCACCAACAAAAGTACCTAATGCTATAGCAGGAGTCAAGAGGACATCCTCCCCTCATAAAGAAGAGAGTCCCAAGAAAACCAGAACAGAAGAG
- the PAPOLA gene encoding poly(A) polymerase alpha isoform X4 — translation MPFPVTTQGSQQTQPPQKHYGITSPISLAAPKETDCILTQKLVETLKPFGVFEEEEELQRRILILGKLNNLVKEWIREISESKNLPQSVIENVGGKIFTFGSYRLGVHTKGADIDALCVAPRHVDRSDFFTSFYDKLKLQEEVKDLRAVEEAFVPVIKLCFDGIEIDILFARLALQTIPEDLDLRDDSLLKNLDIRCIRSLNGCRVTDEILHLVPNIDNFRLTLRAIKLWAKRHNIYSNILGFLGGVSWAMLVARTCQLYPNAIASTLVHKFFLVFSKWEWPNPVLLKQPEECNLNLPVWDPRVNPSDRYHLMPIITPAYPQQNSTYNVSVSTRMVMVEEFKQGLAITDEILLSKAEWSKLFEAPNFFQKYKHYIVLLASAPTEKQRLEWVGLVESKIRILVGSLEKNEFITLAHVNPQSFPAPKENPDKEEFRTMWVIGLVFKKTENSENLSVDLTYDIQSFTDTVYRQAINSKMFEVDMKIAAMHVKRKQLHQLLPNHVLQKKKKHSTEGVKLTALNDSSLDLSMDSDNSMSVPSPTSAMKTSPLNSSGSSQGNSPAPAVTAASVTNTQATEVSVPQVNSSESSGGTSSESIPQTATQPAISPPPKPTVSRVVSSTRLVNPPPRHSGNAPTKVPNAIAGVKRTSSPHKEESPKKTRTEEEQLDTETSTTQSETIQTAASLLASQKTSSTDLSDIPALPANPIPVIKNSIKLRLNR, via the exons TCCAGTTACAACGCAGGGATCACAACAAACACAGCCGCCGCAGAAGCACTATGGCATTACTTCTCCCATCAGCTTAGCAGCCCCCAAGGAGACCGACTGCATACTCACACAGAAACTGGTTGAGACACTGAAGCCCTTTGGGGTttttgaagaggaggaggagctgcagcGCAG GATTTTAATTTTGGGAAAATTAAATAACCTGGTTAAAGAGTGGATACGAGAAATCAGTGAAAGTAAG AATCTTCCGCAATCTGTGATTGAAAACGTTGGAGGAAAAATTTTTACATTTGGATCTTACAGATTAGGAGTACATACAAAAG GTGCCGATATTGATGCGTTGTGTGTTGCACCAAGACATGTTGATCGAAGTGACTTTTTCACCTCATTCTATGATAAGTTGAAATTACAAGAAGAAGTAAAAGATTTAAGA GCTGTCGAAGAGGCATTTGTACCAGTTATCAAACTCTGTTTTGATGGCATAGAG attgatATTTTGTTTGCACGATTAGCACTGCAGACTATTCCAGAAGATTTGGACCTACGAGATGATAGTCTGCTTAAAAATTTAGATATAAGATGCATAAGAAGTCTTAACG GTTGCAGGGTAACCGATGAAATTTTACATCTAGTACCAAACATTGACAACTTCAGGTTAACTCTGAGAGCTATCAAACTGTGGGCCAAAC GCCACAACATCTATTCCAATATATTAGGTTTCCTCGGTGGTGTTTCCTGGGCTATGCTAGTAGCAAGAACTTGCCAGCTTTATCCAAATGCAATAGCGTCAACTCTTGTACATAAATTTTTCTTGGTATTTTCTAAATG GGAATGGCCAAATCCAGTGCTATTGAAACAGCCTGAAGAATGCAATCTTAATTTGCCTGTATGGGACCCAAGG GTAAACCCCAGTGATAGGTACCATCTTATGCCTATAATTACACCAGCATACCCACAACAGAACTCCACGTACAATGTGTCCGTTTCAACACGGATGGTCATGGTTGAGGAGTTTAAACAAG gTCTTGCTATCACAGATGAAATTTTGCTGAGTAAGGCAGAGTGgtccaaactttttgaagctccaaACTTCTTTCAAAAGTACAA GCATTATATTGTACTTCTAGCAAGTGCACCAACAGAAAAACAGCGCCTAGAATG GGTGGGTTTGGTGGAATCAAAAATCCGCATCCTGGTTGGAAGCTTGGAGAAGAATGAATTTATTACCCTGGCCCATGTGAACCCCCAGTCATTTCCAGCACCCAAAGAAAACCCTGACAA GGAAGAATTTCGAACGATGTGGGTGATTGGGTTAgtgtttaaaaaaacagaaaactctgAAAATCTCAGTGTTGATCTCACCTATGATATTCAGTCTTTCACAGATACAG TTTATAGGCAAGCAATAAACAGCAAGATGTTTGAGGTGGATATGAAAATTGCTGCCATGCATGTAAAAAGAAAGCAACTCCATCAACTACTACCTAATCATGtgcttcagaaaaagaaaaag CATTCAACAGAAGGTGTCAAATTGACAGCTCTGAATGACAGCAGCCTCGACTTGTCTATGGACAGTGATAACAGCATGTCTGTGCCTTCACCCACTAGTGCTATGAAGACCAGTCCATTGAACAGTTCTGGCAGCTCTCAGGG AAACAGTCCTGCTCcagctgtgacagcagcatctGTGACCAACACACAGGCTACTGAAGTTTCTGTGCCACAAGTAAATTCCAGTGAAAGCTCAGGGG GTACATCGAGTGAAAGCATTCCTCAAACTGCCACACAACCAGCCATTTCTCCACCACCAAAGCCTACAGTCTCCAGAGTTGTCTCCTCGACGCGTCTGGTAAACCCACCGCCCAGACATTCAGGAAACGCACCAACAAAAGTACCTAATGCTATAGCAGGAGTCAAGAGGACATCCTCCCCTCATAAAGAAGAGAGTCCCAAGAAAACCAGAACAGAAGAG